From the genome of Halomonas sp. I5-271120, one region includes:
- a CDS encoding ABC transporter ATP-binding protein codes for MALLEVNNLDVRFALRGGDVRALRDVCFTLDRGERLGIVGESGAGKSVAAFSLLNLIAKPGYIAGGSITFDGEELSGMKDRGLRRIRGNRISMIFQDPMMTLNPVLSIGEQMVECLKAHRRISTREARAISLHKLNQVQIPSPETRLDQYPHELSGGMRQRVIIAIALLLDPDIIVADEPTTALDVTIQAEIMDLLLDLCEKHNVGLVLITHDLGVVSQVTQRMLVMYAGRVIEQGPTREIINDPQHPYTQGLINALPQMATPGSRLNQIPGSMPSLSNLPSGCAFHPRCSFVNDASGQPRKACLDKVPGFVDSGNCRVACHMVAELVNQQQRDSREETL; via the coding sequence ATGGCACTCTTGGAAGTGAATAACCTCGACGTCCGCTTCGCCTTGCGTGGCGGCGACGTGCGCGCCCTGCGCGACGTCTGCTTTACCCTCGATCGCGGCGAGCGACTGGGCATCGTCGGCGAGTCCGGTGCAGGCAAGTCGGTCGCGGCCTTCAGCCTGCTGAACCTGATCGCCAAGCCTGGCTATATCGCTGGCGGCAGCATCACCTTCGACGGCGAAGAGTTGTCGGGCATGAAGGATCGCGGCCTGCGTCGCATCCGCGGCAACCGCATCTCGATGATCTTTCAGGATCCGATGATGACCCTGAACCCGGTGCTCTCGATCGGTGAACAGATGGTCGAATGCCTCAAGGCCCATCGCCGTATCTCGACCCGAGAGGCCCGGGCGATTTCCCTGCACAAGTTGAATCAGGTCCAGATCCCGTCGCCGGAGACGCGCCTCGATCAGTATCCCCACGAGCTTTCCGGTGGCATGCGCCAACGGGTGATCATCGCCATCGCCCTGCTGCTAGACCCGGATATCATCGTCGCCGACGAGCCGACCACCGCACTGGACGTGACCATCCAGGCCGAGATCATGGACTTGCTGCTTGACCTGTGCGAGAAGCACAACGTGGGTCTGGTGCTGATCACCCATGATCTGGGCGTGGTCAGCCAGGTCACCCAGCGCATGCTGGTGATGTATGCCGGCCGGGTGATCGAGCAGGGGCCAACCCGCGAGATCATCAACGACCCGCAGCATCCCTATACCCAGGGACTGATCAACGCCTTGCCGCAGATGGCCACCCCGGGATCGAGACTCAATCAGATTCCCGGCAGCATGCCGTCGCTCTCGAATCTGCCCAGCGGCTGCGCCTTCCATCCGCGCTGTAGCTTCGTCAACGATGCCAGCGGCCAGCCTCGCAAGGCCTGTCTGGACAAGGTCCCGGGCTTTGTCGATTCGGGCAACTGCCGGGTGGCCTGCCACATGGTCGCCGAGCTAGTCAATCAACAACAACGCGACTCGCGGGAGGAGACCCTATGA
- a CDS encoding ABC transporter ATP-binding protein, whose protein sequence is MEIRNLYKRFSLSGDFLEQLKFRGGKLVREQEHVHAINGIDIDIRRGEALCVVGESGCGKSTVARTVMGLLSPSKGEIHYDGQRIDHLSAKELLPYRRRMQMIFQNPYASLNPRMTIQQTLEEPIRLHHPDWSKERVRDQVRDVMDSVGIDPDWGSRFGHEFSGGQRQRIAIARALAVDPEFIVADEPISALDVSIQAQVLNLMMEAQQQRNLTYLFITHDLAVVEHFGTRVAVMYLGMVCEIAPTGTLFAKPRHPYTQALLSAIPRLEDDRPQHIRLQGEVPTPVNLPTGCVFHGRCPHANERCRQEVPALIDVEDGARVACHGVEEGRL, encoded by the coding sequence ATGGAGATTCGCAATCTCTACAAGCGTTTCTCGCTGTCTGGCGATTTCCTCGAGCAGCTCAAGTTCAGGGGCGGCAAGCTGGTCCGTGAGCAGGAACACGTGCATGCCATCAATGGCATTGATATCGACATCCGCCGCGGTGAAGCGCTGTGCGTGGTGGGTGAATCTGGCTGCGGCAAGTCCACAGTGGCGCGAACCGTGATGGGGCTTCTGTCGCCGAGTAAAGGCGAGATCCACTATGACGGACAGCGCATCGATCACCTGTCCGCCAAGGAACTGTTGCCCTACCGCCGGCGCATGCAGATGATCTTCCAGAACCCCTACGCCTCGCTCAATCCGCGCATGACTATCCAGCAGACGCTGGAAGAGCCGATTCGCCTGCACCACCCGGACTGGTCAAAGGAGCGCGTGCGTGACCAGGTGCGCGACGTCATGGATTCGGTGGGCATCGATCCTGATTGGGGGTCGCGCTTCGGTCATGAGTTCTCGGGCGGTCAGCGGCAGCGCATCGCCATTGCCCGAGCGCTGGCCGTGGATCCTGAGTTCATCGTTGCCGATGAGCCGATCTCGGCGCTGGATGTGTCGATTCAGGCCCAGGTGCTGAATCTGATGATGGAAGCGCAGCAGCAACGCAACCTGACCTACCTGTTCATCACTCACGATCTCGCTGTGGTCGAGCACTTCGGCACTCGGGTGGCGGTCATGTATCTGGGCATGGTGTGTGAAATTGCGCCCACCGGCACCCTCTTTGCGAAACCGCGACATCCTTATACCCAGGCCTTGCTGTCGGCGATCCCGCGACTGGAAGATGACCGCCCTCAGCATATCCGACTGCAGGGTGAGGTGCCGACCCCGGTGAACCTGCCAACGGGGTGTGTCTTCCACGGCCGCTGTCCACATGCCAACGAGCGCTGCCGCCAGGAAGTGCCGGCACTGATAGACGTCGAGGACGGTGCCCGGGTTGCCTGCCATGGTGTCGAGGAAGGCCGTCTGTGA